A single region of the Alteriqipengyuania flavescens genome encodes:
- the rplQ gene encoding 50S ribosomal protein L17 yields MRHGIRQRKLQRKTGHRKALFRNMSAALIKHEQILTTMPKAKELRPYVEKLVTLAKKGGLSNRRLAASRLLDPAQEKKLFEVLAERYKDRDGGYTRVIKAGYRGSDAAQMAVIEFVDRDEDAKGQDSGPVMTDDEYEDA; encoded by the coding sequence ATGCGTCACGGAATTCGCCAGCGTAAGCTGCAGCGCAAGACAGGCCACCGCAAGGCCCTGTTCCGCAACATGTCGGCCGCGCTGATCAAGCACGAACAGATCCTCACCACCATGCCGAAGGCGAAGGAACTGCGTCCCTACGTCGAAAAGCTGGTCACGCTCGCCAAGAAGGGCGGCCTGTCCAACCGCCGCCTGGCCGCATCGCGCCTGCTCGACCCGGCGCAGGAAAAGAAGCTCTTCGAAGTTCTGGCTGAGCGCTACAAGGATCGTGACGGCGGCTACACCCGCGTCATCAAGGCCGGCTACCGCGGCAGCGACGCCGCGCAGATGGCCGTCATCGAGTTCGTCGACCGCGATGAAGACGCCAAGGGCCAGGACAGCGGCCCGGTGATGACGGACGATGAATACGAAGACGCCTGA